The following coding sequences lie in one Monomorium pharaonis isolate MP-MQ-018 chromosome 1, ASM1337386v2, whole genome shotgun sequence genomic window:
- the LOC105829537 gene encoding glutaredoxin-3: MAVTELATEQAFDDFVKSKELSVVHFYAPWAEQCSQVNDVLEEMSKLDQYKEVKFAKTEAENVPEVSLKSGVAAVPTVLLLRSSNVIGRVDGANISALTEKVKHYLNNENVTSLLDTVKTKESLEDRLKKLVNQAPCMLFMKGNPTNPRCGFSRTIVSILDGYKTDYKSFDILQDNDVREGLKKFSNWPTYPQLYLNGELIGGLDIVKEMDESGELESMLPKKESINAK; the protein is encoded by the exons ATGGCTGTCACCGAGCTGGCCACGGAGCAGGCGTTCGACGACTTCGTCAA GTCCAAGGAACTTTCCGTTGTACACTTTTATGCACCATGGGCAGAGCAGTGTTCCCAAGTGAACGACGTGCTCGAGGAGATGAGCAAGCTGGACCAGTACAAGGAGGTAAAGTTTGCTAAGACCGAGGCAGAAAATGTGCCCGAAGTATCTCTGAAGTCTGGAGTGGCTGCTGTGCCTACTGTTCTTCTGCTGCGAAGCAGCAATGTGATAGGCAGGGTGGATGGTGCCAACATTTCTGCATTAACTGAGAAGGTCAAGCATTATCTGAATAATGAAAATGTCACCTCGCTGCTCGACACAGTCAAGACGAAGGAATCTCTTGAGGATAGACTGAAAAAACTGGTGAATCAAGCGCCGTGCATGCTGTTCATGAAGGGAAATCCCACAAATCCGCGATGTGGCTTCTCCAGAACGATTGTTTCCATTTTGGATGGTTACAAGACGGATTACAAATCGTTCGACATATTGCAGGACAATGATGTTAGGGAAGGACTCAAAAAGTTTAGCAATTGGCCAACGTATCCACAGTTGTATCTAAATGGTGAATTAATCGGTGGATTAGACATAGTGAAAGAGATGGACGAGTCGGGCGAACTAGAAAGTATGCTACCAAAGAAAGAGAGTATCAATGCCAAGTAG
- the LOC105829535 gene encoding lymphocyte cytosolic protein 2 isoform X2 — translation MSKKPSRGDALDDISAWDTEGVLCLLRKNGLEECCKAVAKRQIDGDELLHLTDGKLALWKSDLTRPLIGKLWAFVQELNKCPEKYLPNRIAEVQQNDDHLSDSGSWGTDFEDETTEETNSTEDPQEIVRPSVIKSKQLSLQNNRISINRISTRSPSKRIIKLEKEETYANCKSSHDEEENMYANFQEAKQPPPKNISRLHSELEKTLAGKLKLELEELKRRNDLSKKPELRPKPEALALRRIPMTASDKKSPQKSFLYNMPKIHERISDEQGKTQRRMSVPPPPEPKKNKDYTSVIKKGTDKELSKPPPVILRNFDLVANLPVKTEESEDEYEPLDENVVEQMQQKNEISRVDSRQSLHSGRQGSVESVYKPPSAASQEEEEDYEIYECITEAPEDNDYLSPIQRTNDVQEPPPLPAKPSPPPSKPPPSTLPSRTRSEKHKERSPDKKSATLPHAGSNTSLSAERATRPLPPPPERQSYVDKPWFHNITREAATILIKERTYSNPQDGYFLLRPSTTNPGNPLALVLWYKDRVYNVPVRKRNDNRYALGTLKVNERSFSTVEEIVSFYVKEELMLYSGGVPTGSTRLTDTPPK, via the exons ATGTCCAAGAAGCCGTCGCGGGGCGATGCCCTCGACGACATCTCCGCCTGGGACACGGAGGGCGTGCTGTGCCTGTTGCGCAAG AACGGATTAGAAGAATGTTGCAAGGCTGTGGCGAAACGACAAATCGACGGTGATGAGTTGTTG CACTTGACGGATGGGAAGCTGGCTCTCTGGAAGAGTGACCTCACGCGTCCACTGATAGG AAAATTATGGGCATTTGTGCAAGAGCTGAATAAGTGTCCAGAAAAATATCTGCCGAACAGAATTGCTGAAGTGCAACAGAACGATGATCACTTGAGCGACAGCGGTTCCTGGGGAACCGACTTCGAGGATGAAACGACCGAGGAAACTAACTCTACTGAAGACCCACAAGAGATTGTGAGGCCAAGTGTGATCAAGAGCAAGCAGTTATCTCTGCAGAACAATAGGATATCAATTAACAGAATATCGACGCGATCACCGTcgaagagaataataaaactgGAAAAGGAAGAGACTTACGCTAATTGCAAATCTTCTCACGATGAGGAGGAGAATATGTATGCGAATTTTCAGGAGGCAAAGCAACCGCCGCCGAAAAACATCTCAAGGCTGCATAGTGAGTTAGAGAAGACTCTGGCCGGGAAACTGAAGTTGGAGTTGGAGGAGTTGAAGCGGAGGAACGACCTGTCAAAGAAACCTGAGCTCAGGCCAAAACCAGAAGCTCTGGCATTGAGAAGAATCCCGATGACAGCTTCCGATAAGAAATCTCCGCAGAAATCTTTTCTGTACAATATGCCAAAGATTCATGAACGCATTTCCGATGAACAAGGCAAAACGCAAA GAAGGATGAGCGTACCACCACCGCCGGAACCCAAGAAGAATAAGGATTACACATCCGTGATCAAGAAAGGAACCGACAAGGAGTTATCGAAACCACCACCGGTTATTTTAAGGAATTTTGACCTCGTAGCGAATTTGCCGGTGAAAACGGAGGAGAGCGAAGACGAGTACGAGCCGCTCGATGAGAACGTTGTCGAGCAGATGCAACAGAAGAACGAGATTTCGCGGGTCGACAGCAGGCAATCATTGCATAGTGGTCGCCAGGGATCAGTCGAAAGCGTTTACAAGCCACCTAGCGCTGCAAGtcaggaggaagaggaggattATGAGATTTATGAGTGTATCACAGAAGCG CCGGAGGACAATGACTACTTGAGCCCCATTCAAAGGACAAATGATGTGCAAGAACCACCCCCCTTACCCGCCAAACCATCGCCGCCTCCATCAAAACCACCGCCTTCGACTCTTCCCAGTAGAACCAGGTCGGAGAAACACAAAG AACGATCACCGGATAAGAAATCAGCCACGTTACCTCATGCTGGCAGCAACACTTCGTTGTCAGCCGAGAGAGCCACGCGGCCGCTACCACCACCGCCCGAAAGGCAATCCTATGTAGACAAGCCCTGGTTTCATAATATCACGAGAGAAGCAGCAACCATTCTTATTAAAGAAC GTACTTACAGTAATCCGCAAGACGGATATTTTCTTTTGAGACCATCGACAACAAATCCCGGCAATCCGTTGGCCTTGGTTCTTTGGTACAAAGACAGGGTCTACAATGTACCGGTTAggaaaagaaatgataatag atACGCGTTGGGCACCCTGAAAGTGAACGAGCGATCATTTTCGACGGTTGAAGAGATCGTGTCGTTTTATGTGAAGGAGGAATTGATGCTCTACAGCGGCGGTGTACCGACCGGAAGTACGAGATTGACTGATACTCCACCAAAGTGA
- the LOC105829535 gene encoding lymphocyte cytosolic protein 2 isoform X1: MSKKPSRGDALDDISAWDTEGVLCLLRKNGLEECCKAVAKRQIDGDELLHLTDGKLALWKSDLTRPLIGKLWAFVQELNKCPEKYLPNRIAEVQQNDDHLSDSGSWGTDFEDETTEETNSTEDPQEIVRPSVIKSKQLSLQNNRISINRISTRSPSKRIIKLEKEETYANCKSSHDEEENMYANFQEAKQPPPKNISRLHSELEKTLAGKLKLELEELKRRNDLSKKPELRPKPEALALRRIPMTASDKKSPQKSFLYNMPKIHERISDEQGKTQRRMSVPPPPEPKKNKDYTSVIKKGTDKELSKPPPVILRNFDLVANLPVKTEESEDEYEPLDENVVEQMQQKNEISRVDSRQSLHSGRQGSVESVYKPPSAASQEEEEDYEIYECITEAPEDNDYLSPIQRTNDVQEPPPLPAKPSPPPSKPPPSTLPSRTRSEKHKERSPDKKSATLPHAGSNTSLSAERATRPLPPPPERQSYVDKPWFHNITREAATILIKEQGTYSNPQDGYFLLRPSTTNPGNPLALVLWYKDRVYNVPVRKRNDNRYALGTLKVNERSFSTVEEIVSFYVKEELMLYSGGVPTGSTRLTDTPPK, encoded by the exons ATGTCCAAGAAGCCGTCGCGGGGCGATGCCCTCGACGACATCTCCGCCTGGGACACGGAGGGCGTGCTGTGCCTGTTGCGCAAG AACGGATTAGAAGAATGTTGCAAGGCTGTGGCGAAACGACAAATCGACGGTGATGAGTTGTTG CACTTGACGGATGGGAAGCTGGCTCTCTGGAAGAGTGACCTCACGCGTCCACTGATAGG AAAATTATGGGCATTTGTGCAAGAGCTGAATAAGTGTCCAGAAAAATATCTGCCGAACAGAATTGCTGAAGTGCAACAGAACGATGATCACTTGAGCGACAGCGGTTCCTGGGGAACCGACTTCGAGGATGAAACGACCGAGGAAACTAACTCTACTGAAGACCCACAAGAGATTGTGAGGCCAAGTGTGATCAAGAGCAAGCAGTTATCTCTGCAGAACAATAGGATATCAATTAACAGAATATCGACGCGATCACCGTcgaagagaataataaaactgGAAAAGGAAGAGACTTACGCTAATTGCAAATCTTCTCACGATGAGGAGGAGAATATGTATGCGAATTTTCAGGAGGCAAAGCAACCGCCGCCGAAAAACATCTCAAGGCTGCATAGTGAGTTAGAGAAGACTCTGGCCGGGAAACTGAAGTTGGAGTTGGAGGAGTTGAAGCGGAGGAACGACCTGTCAAAGAAACCTGAGCTCAGGCCAAAACCAGAAGCTCTGGCATTGAGAAGAATCCCGATGACAGCTTCCGATAAGAAATCTCCGCAGAAATCTTTTCTGTACAATATGCCAAAGATTCATGAACGCATTTCCGATGAACAAGGCAAAACGCAAA GAAGGATGAGCGTACCACCACCGCCGGAACCCAAGAAGAATAAGGATTACACATCCGTGATCAAGAAAGGAACCGACAAGGAGTTATCGAAACCACCACCGGTTATTTTAAGGAATTTTGACCTCGTAGCGAATTTGCCGGTGAAAACGGAGGAGAGCGAAGACGAGTACGAGCCGCTCGATGAGAACGTTGTCGAGCAGATGCAACAGAAGAACGAGATTTCGCGGGTCGACAGCAGGCAATCATTGCATAGTGGTCGCCAGGGATCAGTCGAAAGCGTTTACAAGCCACCTAGCGCTGCAAGtcaggaggaagaggaggattATGAGATTTATGAGTGTATCACAGAAGCG CCGGAGGACAATGACTACTTGAGCCCCATTCAAAGGACAAATGATGTGCAAGAACCACCCCCCTTACCCGCCAAACCATCGCCGCCTCCATCAAAACCACCGCCTTCGACTCTTCCCAGTAGAACCAGGTCGGAGAAACACAAAG AACGATCACCGGATAAGAAATCAGCCACGTTACCTCATGCTGGCAGCAACACTTCGTTGTCAGCCGAGAGAGCCACGCGGCCGCTACCACCACCGCCCGAAAGGCAATCCTATGTAGACAAGCCCTGGTTTCATAATATCACGAGAGAAGCAGCAACCATTCTTATTAAAGAAC AAGGTACTTACAGTAATCCGCAAGACGGATATTTTCTTTTGAGACCATCGACAACAAATCCCGGCAATCCGTTGGCCTTGGTTCTTTGGTACAAAGACAGGGTCTACAATGTACCGGTTAggaaaagaaatgataatag atACGCGTTGGGCACCCTGAAAGTGAACGAGCGATCATTTTCGACGGTTGAAGAGATCGTGTCGTTTTATGTGAAGGAGGAATTGATGCTCTACAGCGGCGGTGTACCGACCGGAAGTACGAGATTGACTGATACTCCACCAAAGTGA